DNA sequence from the Salmo trutta chromosome 28, fSalTru1.1, whole genome shotgun sequence genome:
caaagccccttatagcacccaccactgcgacctgtatgatctagtcagctggccctcgctacatattcatcgccagacccactggctccaggtcatctataagtctatgctaggtaaagctccgccttatctcagctcactggtcacgataacaacacccacccgtagcacgcgctccagcaggtatatctcactgctcatccccaaagccaacaccccctttggccgcctttcattccagttctctgctgccagtgactggaacgaattgtaaaaatctctgaagctggagacttatattttcctcactaactttaaacatcagctatctgagcagctaaccgatcgctgcagctgtacatagtccatctgtaaatagcccacccaatctacctacctcatccccatattatttttatttacttttctgctcttttgcaaaccagtatctctacttgcacatcgtcatctgctcatttatcactccagtgttaatctgctaaatcgTAATTAttccgctactatggcctatttattgccgacCTCCTCacgtcatttgcacacactgtatatagactttctttttttctattgtgttattgactgtacgcttgtttattccatgagtaactctgtgttgttgtttgtgtcgcactgctttgctttatcttggtcaggtcgcagttgtaaatgagaacttgttctcaactggcctacctggttaaataaaggtgaaataaaataaaataaaaaaaatagaaaattaatgttcacatttacaacatcacatacataggcatttcatcattaagacctttaggaaagaatgtctggagggtgaaaatcccaaaacattctcttttgctcagagtattatttaTATCAACTCCCCTGCctgatatcttaactttctctacaccacaaaatctaaaaggtagaaatgtcatgttttcggtcattaaaatgtactgtgaTTGGATAATCCCTGTtgtttctcctgattgaacttgtatgttcactaattctctgtttgagagaacgagaggttttacctacataacacagcccacatggacatttaatcatGTAGATAACATGGGTGGTAGAGCACGTAATACTGTCATTCATTTGGAACCGTTTTCCTGTATGTGGGTGGCAGAtatattcacacttcatcatgtTGTTACACTGTGAGCaacctctgcatttatagctaccatttggaaGAGGGCGTAAAATAGCCTGGCTCATTTTCTTTTGTGGCTGGCTGTTGGCATGGACCAATTTatcgcgtaaattgcgacctctcctatatACAATAAGTGGTAGATTCTTAAATTCAGCTGTCAAAGCTGGGTCCAATGATAAAacatgccagtgtttcttgacaGCATCTCCCACTTTGCGCGAGTTCAAAGTATATGTGCTGGTGAACATTACAGACTGTTCTTTAGCTCTAGCGGATCCTTTTTGTGGCAGTTCATCTCGTGTTTTCCCCAATGCCAAATCAAGAGTTTCATTGTCACATTGTGGAGAGTAGCCTCTTCTTAGAAAACGGATGTGGATGGAGCTATGTCTACATAAGGATGCTAATTATTtgctcacaaaagctctgacgaaggccttgagtCTGATACGTAAAGCTCATTAAAGAGCAGTGACACTATCAcgagctctgacgaaggccttggGTCTGATACGTAAAGCTCATTAAAGAGCAGTGACACTATCAcgagctctgacgaaggccttggGTCTGATACGTAAAGCTCATTAAAGAGCAGTGACACTATCAcgagctctgacgaaggccttggGTCTGATACGTAAAGCtcattaaagagcagtgatactatcacgagctctgacgaaggccttggGTCTGATACGTAAAGCtcattaaagagcagtgatactatcacgagctctgacgaaggccttggGTCTGATACGTAAAGCtcattaaagagcagtgatactatcacgagcagtgtgcgggtttcttcttttttaccatatatttgaccagaaatcaaagcctttgcttattccacatttttaacatggaaaatggctgtatatatatatatatatatatatatatatatgttacattattatacattatagtcatttagcagacgctcttatccagagcgacttacagtagtgaatgcatacatttcatttaatttcatgcattttttttgtactggccccccgtgggaatcgaacccacaaccctggcgttgcacacaccatgctggcgttgcaaacaccatgctctaccaactgagacacacaccaacactcagacaccatATGTCACAATGCAAACAATAAtaatagactcttagctttcatttgacatgctcctatgaactttgTACTCAttggtccttttacatggaaatgccctaAGGTacaatcagtggtggaaaaagtacccaattgtcacacttgagtaaaagtacagataccttcatagaaaatgactcaagtaaaagtgaaagtcacccagtaaaatactacttgagtaaaagtctaaaagtatttggttttaaatatacttaagtattaaaagtacatataattgctaaaatataagaacaagtataaatcatttcaaattccttatattaagcaaagcagacggccccattttatttatttatttttatttatttatggatagccagggacacactccaacactcagacaccatttacaaacaaagcatgtgtttagtgaaaAGGTTGTGatttagaccattttcctgtcctgctaagaattCTAAATGTAGTTAGTactttgagtgtcagggaaaatgtatgaagtaaaaaaagtacataattttctttaggaatggagtgaagtaaaagttgtaaaaaatataaatagtaaagtacagataccccaaaaacaacttacggagaactttaaagtatttttacttaagtactttacaccactagaTAAAATGGATTGAGTTGAATTATTATGGTAAAAGTTATTATGGTAAAGTTGTTGAGTTGGTGCCATTCAGGATAATGATCAATTGTATCTGACTTTCATTTCTTCTGTTCTGTAAaacaagatttttttttaatacaattTTACTCCAGTTATGTATCAGCCAAGCCTACAAAGTGTTATATTGTCAGGGAATAGAACATTCAGAATTACTCACATTTACATGTGGGACGGGCAGGAGTCCATTTCCCTTCCAGGCCACATGTGATGGTGCCTGGTCAATCCATCACCATTCCCCTATCACAGACAAATGTCAGAGTCACCAAACGTAAGAGACATTCTTGCTCCTCTTGTCCATTGAGCATATAAATGACAACATATGTTTTCATTCTATTGTTTTTAAAGGGGATGAGTGGTTTGTTCCCTAACATTACTCTCGGGGACAAGTTCTCAACACCTAAGGGATGTTCCTAGTTTGCTAAAAAACATTGCAAAATAGTGCAGCTGGAGAAGCTATAGACTTGAAAAGGATTTGGAACCTTTGCACTCTGGAGGTGGATCACTCCATGTCCCATCTTTGGTACAGTAGATCTCTTTCGCGCCAACCAGTTTCCCTACGCGACATCGATAGCCAATCACAGTGCTGTAAAAGTAAGGTGGTTCCAAATAGCCATTTGTCTCTCCATTTACCACCGTAGGAAGTTCAGCACACTGCACAGCTGAAAGACACACATTTACATGATTACATTACAACAATTTTGAAAATATTATGGTGACAGTATTGGAAGTTCAGGGATGCtataaactaaaacaatgataccTAAAGCAATTTACCTATGACCCGGGTGTGATACCGTGTGGTGCAATAGGGCGATTCGGTTCCACGCCAGCGAGAGCAGAAAATATTTTTGGCATCTCAGACTGTTCTGGCAAatctcacatagaaacttcattgggaggaaggatgcTTGAAAAGCTTTTTCCATTTGTGTCACAAACCATTTTTGAGAAAATCATAATGAAAGTGGACATTTTAGGCCCTTTATAGAgctatacatgcctcctgtaagaccctatgatctgtgaaccgtacatgatacagacatcttggtgtcattatactccttatagtctgctctaaaatatggagtatttctacattctgaaatacacattctcacattcatttattcaacattttgcTTATTTGTAGACATATTGTTTGTAACAATATACTCTTCAAACATGTCACATTTCTAGAATGGTCTCTCTGGTacttttaacttgttatggatagggggcagtattttcacggccggataaaaaacgtacccgatttaatctgattattactcctgcccagaaactagaatatgcatataattagtagatttggatagaaaacactaaagtttctaaaactgtttgaatggtgtctgtgagtataacagaactcatatggcaggccaaaacctgagaagattccatacaggaagtgccctgtctgacaatttgttgtccttctgttgcatctctatcgaaaatacagcatctgtgctgtaacgtgacattttctaaggcttccattggctctctaaagccgccagaaagtggaatggggtgtctgctgtctctgggcgaagaacagcagcagaatttgtgagcggtcagcctggggacagtgacactggagatgcgcggccacgagactactccatttttttctttcagcctttgaatgaatacaatgttgcccggttggaattttatcgctattttatgagaaaaataggataaaaattgatttttagatagaaaacactccaaagtttctaaaactgtttgaatggtgtctgtgagtataacagaactcatttggcaggccaaaacctgagaagattccaaacaggaagcgccctctctgactatttcttggccttcttgatcatctctatccaaaacaggggatctctgctgtaacgtgacattttctaacgctcccataggctctcagaaggcgccagaaagttgaatgatgactttgcaggccatggctgaaaaacagtagcgcatttggatagtggtcgatctgagaacaatgagactgggggcgcgtgcacgagatgactccatgtttttattttttcgtctttgaacgaaaacagggtttcccggtcggaatattatcgcttttttacgagaaaaatcgcataaaaattgattttaaacagcgtttgacatgcttcgaagtacggtaatggaatattttgaatttttttgtcacgaaacgcgccgggcgcgtcacccttctttacccttcggatagtgtcttgaacgcacaaacaaaacgccgctatttggatataactatggattatttggaaccaaaccaacatttgttattgaagtagaagtcctgggagtgcattctgacgaagaacagcaaagataatccaatttttcttatagtaaatctgagtttggtgagtaccaaacttggtgggtgtcaaaatagctagccatgatggccgggctatctactcagaatattgcaaaatgtgctttcaccgaaaagctattttaaaatcggacaccgcgattgcataaaggagttctgtatctataattcttcaaataattgttatttttttgtgaacgtttatcgtgagtaatttagtaaattcaccagaagtgttcggtgggaatgctagttctgaacgtcacatgctaacgtaaaaagctgttttttgatataaatatgaacttgattgaacaaaacatgcatgtattgtataacataatgtcctaggagtgtcatctgatgaagatcaaaggttagtgctgcatttagctgtggttttgttttttgtgacattatatgctagcttgaaaaatgggtgtctgattattttggctgggtactctgctgacataatctaatgttttgctttcgctgtaaagcctttttgaaatcggacagtgtggttagataaaggagagtcttgtctttaaaatggtgtaaaatagtcatatgtttgaaaaattgaagtttttggatttttgaggaatttgtaattcgcgccacgcccatcattggatattggagcaggtgttccgctagcggaacgtctagatgtaagattaatgACGTGACCCATTTTATACATAGAAATTGATATAATAGGTtattaaccaatcacagccctcctttagGATTGTACATTCAGCAAGTCCCCAGCAGAGGGAATTTCCCATTCACTGTGTTGATGGTgcttataaaatgtataataccttcagaattagcagagagcccactctggaaattGTATGTATATACTTGTACAGTATATATTGTTACAAACAATATGTCTTAAAATGAACAAAATCAAAAAGAGTAGTTTTGAGATATTAATATTTTCaatgttgaataaatgaatgtgagaatgtgtatttcagaatgtagaaatactccatattttagagcagactataaggagtataatgacaccaagatgtctgtatcatgtacggttcacagatcatagggtcttacaggaggcatgtatagcTCTATAAAGGGCCTAAAATgtccactttcatcatgattttctcaAAATTACTTTGTGATACAAAAGTAAAAAAACATGTTAAGCATTCTTCCTGCCAATGAAGTTGCTATGTGAGAATTGGCAGGacaatctgagataccaaaaatatttcCCGCTCCCGCTGGTGGGAAATCGCCCAGTAGCCTATCTAAAAAATGTATGTGACAGCCTACCTTCACAGACCGGAACACGCCCATCCCAGCCATCAGTCATGCAATTTCTTACACCCCGTCCAACCAGTTGATACCTGGTTAAAAAATGGGCACCAAAAGTGATTTAATCTGGCAATTCATCATTTTATTTGTACACTGTAACAATTATGAGGGTTAGGTAGCCTCGAGAGAAAATAGACATACTAACAGAATACTTACCCCTCATTACAAACCCCTGTAGCTGTATCCCCAAACTTTACACCAGTATAAATGAAATCACCATGAGAGATTTCTCCAGCAGATCCACATGATTTGCCTTTAGACAAGAAACAAGAATTTTTTGGGAAAGAACAAAATACAAAAGAACAAAATACACAAACCTCCCCCAGAGTGATATAATATAGACTAGCTATGGATCTGCTGCCACCTAATGGTTAAACAAGAGAAGTGCAACCTCCTGAACACGCTGCAAATGAGACAGAGCAGCTGCATTTTGTTGAATGTTCTTTATGTACTATATACTGTGcatgtacatttaatatattctgAACATCATTAATAGTTCTCCTTATGGGTTCTTACGTTCACATCTCAGAGTTACTGGCGTCCACTTCCCACTGACACAGGTACTATAGTAAGCGCCTCTTGCTCTCACGTATCCCAAGGCACATCTGTAACGGACCCGTTCACCAGGACCAAAGTCTGTCTGTGTTATGTAGCGGTCAGAAAGGTGTGCGTTGGGGAGGTACGGTGGCACTCTACATCTGCCTAAAGGAAAGGGAGATGGACCATTTTGACAATAGATAGAAAGTACATCTAGTATAATACCAATGCATCATAACGTGTATTATAATATTTCAATGATCAAAGAGACAGATCTTGGAAGTTGTTATGTTTACCATCAGGCTTGGAGCTTTGAGTTATATCAGAGGCCTGACAGAGTGGGAGCTGGGGCTGCCACTGCCCATCTGGTCCACAGGTAATCTGCTGGGCTCCAGTCAGGAAGAAACCCTCAGAGCAGGTGAAGGTCACCGAGTCTCCGACCCTGTACACTGAGTCAGCCTCACTCAGCTTCACACCGTTGGCCACAGAAGGATCAGAGCAGATCACTTCTGCTGGAACCACTTGTGGTTCACCTCCCTCTAGAATGAGGACATTCAAAATGTTAGTGGTTTTGTTTCATTCATTATTGCATCAATAATGACATAATTGTTAATGTGGCTCATTTTGGAGATGCCTCCGTGGAGACAATGAGCTCATACTTTGGTAAAAAGTGTTGCAGTACAGTAGATAGGACATTAGCCATGCTGTAGTAGCCTAAAGAAACGTTTGTTTATGTGATATTATCATGCCTTTGTGATGATGGGACAACTACGGACTGAATGTCCAAGGCCAACATCGTCAAGTCTCAACAGGAGTATCTTGGTGTGTCGTGCCCACAATCTCTTAGACAAGTACAGGGTCATGCCAGTCTGCTATTTCATACAGCAGGGCCTACTACATTGATTAGGAGGTGTATTATGTATCCTACTTAGAAAGGGATAGATCTTATTGCTGCATATTACTGTAAGATTGGTCATTTAATGTTGCACACCTTCACAAGTGGGAATCTCTCCACTCCAGCCAGACTCCTTACACATTCTGTATTCCATCCCCTTCAGTGTAAACCTGTTCCAATATCACAGAGAGGATAACAACAAATCTCAGGCTACAGGCCTATTTCATTACATTCAAgacacttcccactgggcacggacatcagttcaatgtctagtttttataacatttggttgagttttcaactaatgtgaattcaacgagaaaacaaaaaaaaatgtcactgtcaTTTAGTTAAAAATGTAGgtgaaaaaaataattaaatgcccttcttgatgactttttgcaaatccaatcagttttccacgttgattcaatgtcatcacattgatTTTTTGGGGTTAAATGATGTGGAAAACATTGATTGAGTCAGTTTTTGTCCAGTTGGTTACTTACCCCTCATTGCACACTGCATATGCCTTGTCCCTGAACGAAGCCCCCGTGTAATCATAGTGTCCATTGAACAACTCCCCAGCAGATCCACACATTTTCTCTAAGGAGAGGACACATTAGAAAACAGCAGAGCAGTCAGGGAACGAATCCAGGGTGGATGTGCCAAACTCAACATAAAGACTCATACAGAGAAGTGTTAAGATGGCGACGCTGCAGCCCTCAACGACTGAAGAGAATATACATTCAACTTCCCAAATTCTCTCTCTTTGCAACCACCAGAGTAGTGTCAAATGATAGCTCCTTGCCACAACAATCTCATCCCACGCATTACATCAGACTCAGACAGAGACACTTATCATAACCATAATGATATGGTGACATGACATCCATTGAACCAGTGTTATGCACAACAACAATATACTGAGCTAAATGCTTATCTGTAGCCTATTACTTACTTTCACACTTCATGGATAACCTTGTCCATTTTCCAGCTTCACACATGATAGAGCGAATGCCACTGTACTGAGTGTAGCCCTCAGCACATCTGTACAGGACTTTATCTCCTTTGCTGAATATGTTTTTCTGTCTCAGGTATTTGTCCCTGACTTCCATGTGTGGAAAGGACGGCGGCGTACCACATGTCGATGGAACCTCAgctgtttacaaacaaatgagCCACACCAGAGAGGTAAAGCAGAATCAATCAAGAGTTAGCCAacgttgataaaaaaaaaaaaaaaaaaacagaaataactattgactttctggttcattaagaaataATCTTcaatgtgtttttggttgttgagaCAATTACACCATGTCCATTCCAAGCTTATCTTTCACCCCCAAAATACTAAGTTATTTCAACATATTTAGGAAAGCTAGCTGgttaactcattgatcctgctttgtagtactCAGCAACAGTGGCAATTTCAATCACTGCATTAATCCGATGAATATGTAAAAATTCTACAAATTACATTGTCGGTGTTACAGTGGTCTGTGCAATGTTATGTTTACAAATATAATAATCTTACCTGAGGGATGTATGGCAATTGATAAAAAGAACATGATTTTATACCCCAGATTCATCATTTCATCCACGTTTTATGTGCATTTGGATCTGTAGGCCTACCCGTTGAAATGTTATCGTGCTCAATGAAATACTATCTAGAGTAGGCTGTATTTTATAGTTGGAGGGCGGAGTAGACATGCAAGTAGGCTTATTTCTATTCAGATGTTTATTTACGTCAGCTACAATGGCTTTACTCACAAGGGGCGTGTTCGTTTTGCATGGCCTAGCCTACAACCTGTGTTTTCCCACTGATATTTGTACATCATGTATGATAAGTGGACTAAGATGCACTCCAAAATAGGAGTGAGTCAAAGGTGATATGTTTTACATATCAAATTTCCTCCTGAAATTCTAGCTGCACACATCTGTCAAGAGTGGAAAGCTCTCTGGCCAATTTCACTTTGGGGACAAATCTAATGGTCAAATACATAGACacaagattaaaaaaaaagaaaaacttgACAGAACATGATTTGTTTACACTAGCATTGTCTGCCTCTTCTTTCTCTTCACTGACTTCCCCTCCACTCCTGATCCTCCAATTTCACCCACATTTCTGCTCTAGCCT
Encoded proteins:
- the LOC115165821 gene encoding complement receptor type 2; this translates as MMNLGYKIMFFLSIAIHPSAEVPSTCGTPPSFPHMEVRDKYLRQKNIFSKGDKVLYRCAEGYTQYSGIRSIMCEAGKWTRLSMKCEKKMCGSAGELFNGHYDYTGASFRDKAYAVCNEGFTLKGMEYRMCKESGWSGEIPTCEEGGEPQVVPAEVICSDPSVANGVKLSEADSVYRVGDSVTFTCSEGFFLTGAQQITCGPDGQWQPQLPLCQASDITQSSKPDGRCRVPPYLPNAHLSDRYITQTDFGPGERVRYRCALGYVRARGAYYSTCVSGKWTPVTLRCERKSCGSAGEISHGDFIYTGVKFGDTATGVCNEGYQLVGRGVRNCMTDGWDGRVPVCEAVQCAELPTVVNGETNGYLEPPYFYSTVIGYRCRVGKLVGAKEIYCTKDGTWSDPPPECKGEW